From a region of the Vanrija pseudolonga chromosome 2, complete sequence genome:
- the hmp gene encoding Flavohemoprotein → MSLLARSALRTTSARIARPFARSFTATVPKMTLDANPTAIIPADVVPLTEEHKAAVLATAPVLAEHGLTVTKQMYKTMLGNNPALRDIFSHSAQTTGVQPLALAQSVHGYAANINDLSPLVPVVIRIAEKHAALGVKPEHYKTVAENLIKALQTVLGDAFTPELQTAWYHAYWALAKIFIEAEANLYSIGHWQGFKEFEIVSRNDESGTISSFEFVPKDKSQLPLKKYKPGQFVTIRVWVDELGCYQNRHYSLSDAPQADKYRVSVKREDAPAGVDVPAGLVSTRVHVLKVGDTIQVAFPVGSFVLPEELPKNVVLFSGGVGITPNLSILNTVTQNPDGPAVSWIQAVRNPEEHVFKTHVDNLVKSSNGKVQAQAYYSEVDSVEGEGIHKGFVDVAALSDDALALADKESLYYVCGPGPFMHAVQNGLVARGVDPKRINIEAFHAGEA, encoded by the exons ATgtccctcctcgcccgctctGCCCTCCGCACCACCTCTGCCCGTATCGCCCGCCCCTTTGCCCGGTCGTTCACAGCAACTGTCCCCAA AATGaccctcgacgccaaccCTACCGCTATcatccccgccgacgtcgtgcccctcaccgaggagcacaaggccgccgtgctcgcgaccgcgcccgtcctcgccgagcacggcctcACCGTCACCAAGCAGATGTACAAG ACCATGCTGGGCAACAACCCCGCCCTGCGCGACATCTTCTCGCACTCGGCGCAGACGACCGGCGTGCAgcccctcgcgctcgcgcagtcGGTGCACGGGTACGCAGCCAACATCAACGACCTGTCGCCTCTTGTGCCCGTCGTCATCCGTATCGCCGAgaagcacgccgcgctcggcgtcaagcCCGAGCACTACAAGACTGTCGCTGAGAACCTGATCAAGGCGCTCCAGaccgtcctcggcgacgcgttCACCCCCGAGCTCCAGACGGCATGGTACCACGCGTACTGGGCGCTCGCCAAGATCTtcatcgaggccgaggccaacctGTACTCGATCGGCCACTGGCAGGGCTTCAAGGAGTTTGAGATCGTCTCGCGCAACGACGAGTCGGGCACCATCTCCTCGTTCGAGTTCGTCCCCAAGGACAAGAGCCAGCTCCCGCTCAAGAAGTACAAGCCGGGCCAGTTCGTCACCATCCGCGTgtgggtcgacgagctcggctgCTACCAGAACCGCCACTACTCGCTGTCCGACGCGCCCCAGGCGGACAAGTACCGCGTGAgcgtcaagcgcgaggacgctcccgctggcgtcgacgtcccCGCGGGCCTCGTCTCGACCCGCGTCCACGTcctcaaggtcggcgacaCGATCCAGGTGGCCTTCCCCGTCGGATCCTTCGTCCTCCCCGAGGAGCTGCCCAAGAACGTCGTCCTCTTCTCcggtggcgtcggcatcaCGCCCAACCTCTCCATCCTCAACACGGTCACGCAGAACCCCGACGGCCCCGCCGTGTCGTGGATCCAGGCTGTGCGTAACCCCGAAGAGCACGTCTTCAAGACGCAcgtcgacaacctcgtcaAGAGCTCGAACGGCAAGGTCCAGGCCCAGGCGTACTACTCCGAGGTCGACtcggtcgagggcgagggcatcCACAAGGGCTTTGTCGATGTCGCCGCcctcagcgacgacgcgctcgccctcgccgacaaggagtCGCTCTACTACGTGTGCGGCCCTGGCCCCTTCATGCACGCGGTTCAGAACGGCCTCGTTGCCCGCGGCGTTGACCCCAAGCGCATCAACATCGAGGCCTTCCACGCCGGTGAGGCGTAA
- the MNN22 gene encoding Alpha-1,2-mannosyltransferase MNN22 yields the protein MPGYAGYVPLNAEGVRNVTQSLRLRLRPLQVLILAVVFTVIGLPLLIGAERRAAVTDYISTHSGLGGFRPSVLHRPDHELSAHIPPPTGGVDPDEVPLTLEARLEWFVNRPVLEQWEAELPSRNQCPMYTYARNTYFFHTQDDRIEKWKQVSKDTIRRQRQKVLDYFRQLDREGQKMVWTPALEKNTPKDQRRGVIYTGGDSAKNLARLKLSLHMLRNVVNCALPVEVHHYEREMKDQAIRYELEHKYNVTLVQSKAVFTDGKPWQIKNRAFVDTKFTQFVYMDSDNLPLQDPEEHFDSVEFKQSGSVFWGDLNKDHPDNAIYRFLGRPCSDEHWPAESGQVVYDKSANEGLNLAVLHLSNHMMDDKDFYGNLAYGDKDTYRFSFYALGLDYQQAPRMFASAGGYQDRNGQDQKEFCGHSLMHWGLTPERYKFDQAYHPKPAFLHTILGKVRYGLNPEKVFSHFKRPREDFINDKRLVRTDYQYTGECFDITLKGPDGMPDSPNSYGDGQGTLIPEMKEGLDPKIWAGLHAMAKDFVELNIPGT from the exons ATGCCCGGCTACGCAGGCTACGTCccgctcaacgccgagggcgtgcgcAACGTCACGCAGAGCCTGCGGCTGCGTCTCCGGCCGTTACAGGTGCTGATCCTCGCGGTCGTGTTCACCGTAATCgggctgccgctgctcattggcgccgagcggcgcgcagcagtAACAGACTACATCTCGACGCATagcgggctcggcgggttCCGCCCGAGCGTGCTCCACAGACCGGACCACGAGCTCTCGGCGCACATCCCCccgccgacgggcggcgtcgaccccgacgaggtgccgctcacgctcgaggcCCGCCTCGAGTGGTTCGTCAACCGccccgtgctcgagcagtgggaggccgagctgccctCCCGCAACCAGTGCCCCATGTACACGTACGCGCGCAACACGTACTTCTTCCACACACAGGACGACCGCATCGAGAAGTGGAAGCAGGTGTCCAAGGACACGAtccgccgccaacgccaaaAGGTCCTCGACTACttccgccagctcgaccgcgaggGCCAGAAGATGGTCtggacgccggcgctggAGAAGAACACGCCGAAGGACCAGCGCAGGGGTGTGATTTACACCGGTGGTGACAGT GCCAAGaacctcgcccgcctcaaGCTCTCTCTCCACATGCTCCGCAACGTTGTCAACTGCGCCCTCCCGGTCGAGGTGCACCACTACGAGCGCGAGATGAAGGACCAGGCGATCCGatacgagctcgagcacaaGTACAATGTGACCCTCGTGCAGAGCAAAGCCGTGTTTACGGACGGGAAGCCATGGC AGATCAAGAACCGCGCGTTCGTCGACACCAAGTTTACCCAGTTTGTGTACATGGACagt GACAACCTCCCCCTGCAGGACCCCGAGGAGCACTTTGACTCTGTCGAGTTCAAGCAGAGCGGCAGTGTCTTCTGGGGCGACCTGAACAAGGACCACC CCGACAACGCCATCTATCGCTTCCTTGGCCGCCCCTGCAGCGACGAGCACTGGCCTGCCGAGTCGGGTCAGGTCGTCTATGACAAGTCTGCCAACGAGggcctcaacctcgccgtcctccacCTGTCCAACCACATGATGGACGACAAGGACTTTTACGGCAACCTGGCGTATGGCGACAAGGACACGTACCGCTTCTCGTTCTacgcccttggcctcgactACCAGCAGGCGCCGCGCATGTTTGCCAGCGCTGGCGGGTACCAGGACCGCAATGGTCAGGACCAGAAGGAGTTTTGCGGTCACTCGCTCATGCACTGGGGCCTCACGCCGGAGCGGTACAAGTTTGACCAGGCGTACCACCCCAAGCCTGCCTTCCTGCACACCATCCTCGGCAAGGTGCGGTACGGCCTCAACCCGGAGAAGGTGTTTTCGCACTTCAAGCGCCCGCGCGAGGACTTTATCAACGACAAGCGGCTCGTGCGTACCGACTACCAGTACACGGGCGAGTGCTTTGACATTACGCTCAAGGGCCCCGACGGCATGCCCGACTCGCCAAACAGCTACGGAGACGGCCAGGGCACGCTCATTCCAGAGATGAAGGAGGGGCTCGACCCCAAGATCTGGGCGGGGCTTCACGCCATGGCGAAGGACTTCGTCGAGCTCAACATTCCCGGGACTTAG
- the MIMI_L432 gene encoding putative protein — MSFDKPYPLTPAQEASFAADGFLILSDVLNPAEVTDLQAWAREVHTWPSRKGEHMPYTEVRADGSVGLCRTENYANYHSGFNGLFRGERLTGILSKLMGEPAVLFKEKINYKEPGGSGGFDAHIDAAAYNHAGAVKHTTFLMAVDAMDLTNGCLEVVVGSHTQEIPLAANRCIDPEWEAKATWTPVPLPAGALLVFGSYLAHRSGPNSSPRARAAIYATYNGVSEGDKHDSYYAHRRAAWPPSDERVPGVDYTEGALTYAYGSPMTGGVALIDSKLAGDKVDGVIRLMKAQGEADYIGEKISQLEHALQAAHSARTSGANEPTVVAALLHDIGQFVRSDEAMMVNGASVGNKGHEALGAAYLASLGFPGSVTQLVGAHVVAKRYLTATRPGYLDALSTASKMSLTCQGGPFTPAEVAAFEADPLAKEKVALRLWDDGAKVVGADVPPLESYHEMMVRVLVKQDRR, encoded by the exons ATGTCCTTTGACAAGCCGTACCCCCTCACACCGGCACAGGAAGCCTCGTTCGCCGCGGACGGCTTCCTCATCCTCTCCGACGTCCTCAACCCAGCCGAGGTCACAGACCTGCAGGCCTGGGCTAGGGAGGTGCACACCTGGCCGTCGCGCAAGGGCGAGCACATGCCCTACACCGAGGTGAGGGCCGATGGGAGCGTAGGCCTTTGCCGCACCGAGA ACTATGCCAACTACCACTCTGGCTTCAACGGCCTCTTCCGCGGTGAACGTCTCACGGGGATTCTCTCCAAGCTTATGGGCGAGCCGGCCGTCCTGTTCAAGGAGAAGATCAACTACAAGGAGCCTGGGGGTAGTGGTGGCTTCGACGCGCACATCGATGCTGC GGCGTACAACCACGCCGGTGCTGTCAAGCACACCACGTTCCTCAtggccgtcgacgcgatGGACCTGACCAACGGGtgcctcgaggtcgtggtCGGGAGCCACACACAAGAAATCCCCCTCGCAGCCAACCGGTGCATCGACCCCGAGTGGGAGGCCAAGGCGACCTGGACGCCCGTCCCGCTACCGGCaggcgcgctcctcgtcttTGGGAGCTACCTCGCACACCGGTCCGGGCCGAACTCCTCCCCGCGCGCCAGGGCAGCCATCTACGCGACGTACAACGGCGTCTCGGAGGGCGACAAGCACGACAGCTACTATGcgcaccggcgcgccgcttggccgccaagcgacgagcgcgtcccGGGCGTAGACTACACCGAGGGCGCGCTGACGTACGCCTACGGCTCGCCCATGACCGGCGGGGTGGCGCTCATCGACAGCAAGCTCGcgggcgacaaggtcgacggcgtcatccGCCTGATGAAGGCGCAAGGCGAGGCCGATTACATCGGCGAGAAGATCagccagctcgagcacgctcTCCAGGCCGCGCATTccgcgcgcacgtcgggGGCGAACGAGCCgacggtcgtcgcggccctctTGCACGATATTGGCCAGTTCGTGCGCTCCGACGAGGCCATGATGGTCAACGGCGCCTCGGTGGGCAACAAGGGgcacgaggcgctcggcgcggcgtaccTCGCCTCACTGGGCTTCCCGGGCAGCGTAacgcagctcgtcggcgcgcacgtcgtcgcgaaGAGATACCTCACTGCCACTAGGCCGGGGTATCTCGACGCGCTGAGCACCGCGTCCAAGATGAGCCTCACGTGCCAGGGCGGACCGTTCACACCTGCCGAGGTGGCTGCGTTCGAGGCCGACCCcctcgccaaggagaaggtcgCGCTCAGGCTGtgggacgacggcgcgaaggtcgtcggcgccgacgtgccgccgcTGGAGAGTTATCATGAGATGATGGTTAGGGTGCTCGTCAAGCAGGACAGGCGTTAG
- the MCA1_1 gene encoding Metacaspase-1 produces MTAIFDSCHSGTVMDLPYAYSTKGTVKEPNYAAEGGMGLLKAGMDYASGNSAMALVDAFSTAKHMFHLHQGNKVLRDTRTAPADVVAWGGCKDTQTSADASQNGAATGAMSWAFVRALRENPNLTYQQLLVALRNLMVEGGYSQKPQLSACHPIDVNTAFFA; encoded by the exons ATGACGGCCATCTTCGACTCGTGCCACAGTGGCACGGTGATGGACCTGCCCTATGCG tACTCGACCAAGGGCACAGTCAAGGAGCCAAACTACGCCGCTGAGGGCGGCATGGGCCTGCTCAAGGCCGGCATGGACTACGCGTCGGGCAACTCGGCCATGGCGCTCGTCGATGCCTTCTCGACCGCGAAGCACATGTTCCACCTGCACCAGGGGAACAAGGTGCTCCGGGAcacgaggacggcgccggcggatGTGGTCGCGTGGGGTGGTTGCAAGGATACGCAGAcg TCCGCCGACGCGAGCCAGAACGGCGCGGCCACGGGCGCCATGTCATGGGCGTTTGTCCGCGCCCTCCGCGAGAACCCCAACCTCACGTACCAGCAGCTGCTTGTGGCGCTGCGCAACCTGATGGTCGAGGGCGGGTACAGCCAGAAGCCGCAGTTGTCGGCGTGCCACC CGATCGACGTCAACACGGCGTTCTTTGCCTAG
- the YDL144C_1 gene encoding putative protein encodes MTATTDAPAAPIDILLVGLGSIGTVYALLLEKSGRARVTAVARSNYELYTTTGVKIDSDALGVIEGWKPYRVFKSQEEALADGTRYALGLLATKALPDITRSSDLLSPAIASGRVAAWALIQNGLGVEGDLSAALQPLGVPLVSSVAWIGSTTSDGGKLVTWRQKDTLVAGVYPPAKAYSAAESAALELWTSLLKDGGSNAHSTDNIDSVRFGKNIWNAVWSSVQGLVGTPTPGLKEFAAEDLAPLRAFAREVVSVGFETGLLVPGAPSYPYGGKVGTVDETLKTVFDGVINQPVGPRGGYKMSLLVDVENRRPIEVEVITGAVLRLARQHGIETPLLAYTYSLLRGVQNGILAERKQKDVGV; translated from the exons atgACGGCCACTACcgacgcccccgccgcgcccatcgacatcctcctcgtcggcttGGGCTCGATCGGCACAGTGTACGCGCTACTCCTAGAAAAgagcggccgcgcgcgcgtgactGCCGTCGCGCGGTCGAATTACGAGCTGTACACCACGACAGGCGTCAAGatcgacagcgacgcccTGGGTGTCATTGAGGGGTGGAAGCCGTAccggg TCTTCAAGTCCCAGGAGGaagccctcgccgacgggaCGCGCtacgccctcggcctgctcgcgacGAAGGCCCTGCCGGACATTACGCGCTCGTCCGACCTGCTGTCGCCGGCCATCGCGAGCGGGCGGGTCGCGGCGTGGGCCTTGATCCAGaacgggctcggcgtcgagggtgacCTCTCGGCGGCACTCCAGCCcctcggcgtgccgctcgtGTCGTCCGTCGCGTGGATCgggagcacgacgagcgacggcggcaagctcgtcaCCTGGCGGCAGAAGGACACGCTGGTTGCGGGCGTGTACCCGCCCGCCAAGGCGTACTCGGCGGCCGAgagcgccgcgctcgagctgtgGACTTCCCTGCTCAAGGACGGAGGGAGCAACGCCCACAGCACCGACAACATCGACTCGGTGCGCTTCGGCAAGAATATCTGGAACGCGGTATGGAGCAGCGTACAGGGCCTGGTGGGCACGCCAACGCCCGGCCTGAAAGAGTTTGCGGCCGAGGACcttgcgccgctgcgcgcgttcgcgcgcgaggtcgtgtcTGTCGGGTTCGAGACGGGGCTGCTGGTGCCTGGCGCACCGTCCTACCCctacggcggcaaggtcggcaccgtcgacgagACGCTCAAGACCGTGTTTGACGGCGTGATCAACCAGCCCGTTGGGCCGAGGGGCGGGTACAAGATGAGCTTGCTTGTCGACGTGGAGAACCGCCGCCcgatcgaggtcgaggtcatcACTGGTGCGGTGCTGCGCCTCGCGAGACAGCACGGCATCGAGACCCCGCTCCTGGCCTACACTTACTCCCTGCTCCGCGGCGTGCAGAACGggatcctcgccgagcgcaagcagAAGGACGTCGGCGTGTAG
- the JLP1_6 gene encoding Alpha-ketoglutarate-dependent sulfonate dioxygenase, protein MTLTSARPVDVLLIGLGSVGTAYAYLLEHSGLARVSAVARSNFDVYNNGQVTIDSQRFGVIKGWKPSRLFKSQEEALADGTRYSLGVLATKSTPDVHKNSALLAPSIASGQVAAWSLIQNGLGVEADLYAALQASATRSPLISTVVWTFITTSDSGRHIQWTNAKDATVSGIYAPGRARTPAEDAALALWVHLLRTSGHGTLAENRVGVLETTERIDSVRFSKNLLNCIWSSVQTLMGAKHILLSDMDDGEIAAVRALALEVVGVGYASGLLYPGMTLYPSGQVAGTLEETVESVFDSVIHAAPGGLLYDYKMSMLVDREAGRPIEVEVIAGSVLAVAREQGISTPLLGYTVALLRASKQLLPAPHANMTATQQQTIKNDGPVNVTSLGKEFRLAQRTKDRLIAAGIDLSGGYPYYPDKPKDVSLAGQFRGEAWEHDDPALRADKDKKALFGAAEKVVNLTPNIGTEIIGLQLSKLTPQQKDELALLIAERTVVFLRDQDITPQGQLELGAYLGRPEIHPSAPRVPGLPGVSVISDELARAYGVNIDFQSPFGTQEWHTDLTHEPQPPGYTHLHLDAGPEVGGDTYWASGYTAYDKLSPTLRAILDPLEGLYRSEHLYPDPENPDGPKKPIITAHPLIRTHPVTGWKSLFVNRRYTVGIKGLKAADSAPLLEQLYDTYEHSLDAQLRWKWTPGTSALWDNRVSIHSAVYDYGDSGEPRHGTRVSSLAEVPFNSPNGVSRRAALGLDPGKIVEVKKVAGTY, encoded by the exons ATGACCCTCACCTCCGCGCGCcccgtcgacgtcctcctcatTGGCCTTGGATCAGTCGGCACGGCGTACGCCTACCTGTTGGAGCAT TCCGGCCTCGCACGAGTCAGCGCCGTCGCACGGTCAAACTTTGACGTGTACAACAATGGGCAGGTAACGATTGATTCGCAGCGCTTCGGCGTGATCAAGGGGTGGAAGCCAAGCCGGC TGTTCAAGTCGCAGGAagaggccctcgccgacggcacgcgctactcgctcggcgtgctAGCGACCAAGTCGACCCCGGACGTGCACAAGAACtctgcgctgctcgcgccgtcaATCGCAAGCGGGCAagtggcggcgtggagccTGATCCAGAACGGGCTCGGCGTAGAGGCGGACCTGTACGCGGCGCTACAAGCCTCCGCGACCCGCTCACCGCTAATCTCGACGGTCGTGTGGACGTTCATCACGACGTCGGACTCGGGCCGACACATCCAGTGGACGAACGCAAAGGACGCGACCGTCTCAGGGATCTACGCGCCGGGGcgggcgcgcacgccggccgaggacgcggcgctcgcgctctggGTCCACCTGTTGCGGACGAGCGGGCACGGCACCCTGGCGGAgaaccgcgtcggcgtgctcgagacgACTGAGCGGATCGACAGCGTGCGCTTCAGCAAGAACCTGCTCAACTGTATCTGGTCGTCGGTGCAGACGCTCATGGGCGCCAAGCACATCCTGCTCAGCGAcatggacgacggcgagattGCCGCTGTGcgtgcgctggcgctggaaGTCGTTGGGGTCGGGTACGCCAGCGGCCTGCTGTACCCCGGCATGACACTGTACCCCTCCGGCCAGGTAGCCGGCACGCTGGAAGAAACGGTCGAGAGCGTGTTCGACAGCGTCATCCACGCGGCGCCCGGGGGCTTGCTGTACGATTACAAGATGAgcatgctcgtcgaccgGGAGGCCGGGCGCCCGATCGAGGTGGAAGTCATCGCCGGgagcgtgctcgccgtcgcgcgcgagcagggGATCAGCACCCCGCTGCTTGGCTACACTGTTGCGCTGCTACGCG caagcaagcagctgCTTCCCGCACCCCACGCAAACATGACCGCGACTCAGCAGCAGACGATCAAGAACGACGGCCCGGTGAACGTCACTTCGCTCGGCAAGGAGTTCCGCCTTGCCCAGCGCACgaagg ACcgcctcatcgccgccggcatcgacCTCTCGGGAGGATACCCCTACTACCCCGACAAGCCAAAGGACGTGTCCCTTGCCGGCCAGTTccgcggcgaggcgtggGAGCACGATGAccccgcgctccgcgccgacaaggacaagaaggcgctgtttggcgccgccgagaaggtcgTCAACCTTACGCCTAACATCGGCACGGA GATCATCGGCCTCCAGCTCTCCAAGCTCACCCCGCAGCagaaggacgagctcgccctcctcatcgcggagcgcaccgtcgtcttcctccgcGACCAGGACATCACGCCGCagggccagctcgagctgggcgcgtACCTCGGCCGTCCCGAGATCCACCcttccgcgccgcgcgtgccCGGCCTGCCAGGCGTGTCGGTCATTtccgacgagctcgcgcgcgcgtacGGCGTCAACATCGACTTCCAGAGCCCGTTCGGCACGCAGGAGTGGCACACGGATCTGACGCACGAGCCCCAGCCGCCCGGATACACCCATCTCCACCTCGACGCTGggcccgaggtcggcggcgacacctAC TGGGCATCCGGCTACACGGCCTACGACAAGCTCTCGCCGACCCTCCGCGCGATCCTCGACCCCCTCGAGGGCCTCTACCGCTCCGAGCACCTGTaccccgaccccgagaaCCCCGACGGGCCGAAGAAGCCCATCATCACGGCGCACCCGCTCATCCGCACCCACCCCGTGACGGGCTGGAAGTCGCTGTTCGTCAACAGGCGGTACACTGTCGGCATCAAGGGCCTCAAggcggccgactcggcgccgctgcttgAGCAGCTTTACGACACGTACGAGCACTCGCTGGACGCGCAGCTCCGCTGGAAGTGGACCCCGGGCACTTCGGCGCTGTGGGACAACCGTGTGTCAATCCACTCTGCGGTT TACGACTACGGAGACTCGGGCGAGCCGCGCCACGGCACCCGCGTGTCGtccctcgccgaggtgcccTTCAACAGCCCCAACGGCGtgagccgccgcgccgcgctcggcctcgacccgGGAAAGATTGTCGAGGTGAAGAAGGTGGCGGGGACGTACTAG
- the GIT1_2 gene encoding Glycerophosphoinositol permease 1 yields MRDGELAPTSQPATTQPTATPLSMSTDYSPELDKLDKLKLAHDTPDGELAHAPLAELEGNPRRHTFNATTKLSAIFTVVFSGIALTSDGYNAAVVGNLNLLFKQLYPATVFSPTIKTRISNAFFIGEIVGMLAFGMIIDRIGRKFGVVLTTTLLILGIIISAAAHGTTDLGMFWMLIVGRGLAGVGAGGEYPVCGTSSIEAADETSHVRKHRGFLIAAVGDFAIDFGFVLAGIVVLIVLTAYGYGIHSTGTHGFAGTWRICLALGLIPPLAVFYFRIKMVNSTAYRNHAMKGTKISWKVIGLAFRRYWRRIIGTCACWFLYDFCSYPFGLFSSTIVGQLNPNNTIIQNIGWGTLINAFLLPGCLIGGVLLDRIGRRHTQAFGFFAQGIIGMILGGALWKIQQHVGAFIVVYGIFLAVAEAGPGVATILISGEVYPTPLRGHMLGFSAAWGKAGAAIGTQVFTPIQNAFSDDFKGQQAVFLIGSAVSILGGIVTYLCIPDTEHELENEDLAWRAYLEEHGVDTSGMGEPLEASAGAAVRAKL; encoded by the exons ATGCGTGACGGTGAGCTGGCGCCTACTTCGCAACCCGCGACCACACAGCCCACCGCCACCCCCCTCAGCATGAGCACAGACTACTCCCCCGAGCtggacaagctcgacaagctcaagctcgcgcacgacacgcccgacggcgagctcgcgcacgcgcccctcgccgagctcgagggcaacccccgccgccacacctTCAACGCCACGACCAAGCTGTCGGCCATCTTCACGGTCGTGTTTTCGGGCATTGCGCTCACGTCGGACGGCTACAATGCCGCCGTGGTCGGCAACCTCAACCTGCTGTTCAAGCAGC TCTACCCCGCCACCGTGTTCTCCCCGACCATCAAGACCCGCATCTCGAACGCCTTCTTCATCGGCGAGATCGTCGGCATGCTCGCCTTCGGCATGATCATCGACCGCATCGGGCGCAAGTTTGGCGTGGTGCTGACCACCACGCTGCTCATCCTGGGCATCATCAtcagcgcggccgcgcacggaaccaccgacctcggcatgTTCTGGATGCTTATCGTCGGGCGCGGGctggccggcgtcggcgcgggcggcgagtaCCCCGTGTGCGGGACGAGCTCgatcgaggcggccgacgagacgTCCCATGTGCGCAAGCACCGCGGCttcctcatcgccgccgtgggcGACTTTGCCATCGACTTTGGcttcgtgctcgccggcatCGTCGTGCTCATCGTCCTCACCGCGTACGGGTACGGCATCCACTCGACCGGCACCCACGGCTTCGCGGGCACCTGGCGCATCTgcctcgcgcttggcctcATCCCGCCCCTGGCCGTGTTCTACTTCCGCATCAAGATGGTCAACTCGACCGCGTACCGCAACCACGCGATGAAGGGCACCAAGATCAGCTGGAAGGTGATCGGTCTCGCGTTCAGGCGATACTGGCGCCGCATCATCGGTACCTGCGCCTGTTGGTTCCTGTACGACTTTTGCTCGTACCCCTTCGGCCTGTTCTCGAGCACCATTGTCGGCCAGCTCAACCCGAACAACACAATCATCCAGAACATTGGCTGGGGAACGCTCATCAACGCGTTCCTCCTCCCTGGGTGcctcatcggcggcgtgctcctcgaccGTATCGGACGCCGCCACACCCAGGCGTTCGGCTTCTTTGCACAGGGCATCATCGGCATgatcctcggcggcgcgctgtggAAGATCCagcagcacgtcggcgcctTCATTGTGGTGTACGGCAtcttcctcgctgtcgccgaggctggTCCCGGCGTCGCGACCATCCTCATTTCCGGCGAGGTCTACCCCACCCCGCTGCGCGGCCACATGCTCGGCTTCTCCGCCGCGTGGGGCAAGGCTGGCGCCGCGATCGGCACGCAGGTGTTCACGCCCATCCAGAACGCCTTCTCCGACGACTTCAAGGGCCAGCAGGCGGTATTCTTGATCGGGTCAGCCGTGTCGATCCTCGGCGGTATTGTCACCTACCTCTGCATTCCGGACActgagcacgagctcgagaacgAGGACCTCGCGTGGCGCGCCTacctcgaggagcacggcgtcgacaccTCGGGTATGGGCGAGCCGCTTGAGGCGAGTGCTGGGGCGGCCGTGCGGGCCAAGCTATAG
- the MCA1_1 gene encoding Metacaspase-1, with protein MAYYANYPPPPGAPPPPSYAAPTGPPPRAYSPHEPRFAPPPGQPAFAPPAAPPPLSHAYAADVQRPMGESGPGFALSDCSGTRKALLIGINYIGSNNALRGCINDVHNVSTFLQEFYGYDPSDMVILTDDNDPRGRAFPTRQNILYAMQWLVADAKPNDALFFHYSGHGTQVDSGDHTKADELSEAICPVDFQENGVIVDFNTTISSSRASPRDAA; from the exons ATGGCATACTACGCAAACtaccccccgcccccaggcgcgcccccacccccgtcCTATGCCGCGCCGACAggccccccgccgcgcgcgtacTCGCCCCACGAGCCGCGCTTCGCCCCCCCGCCGGGGCAGCCGGCCTTcgctccgcccgccgcgccgccgcctctgaGCCATGCGTACGCTGCGGACGTGCAGCGGCCCATGGGGGAGAGCGGGCCGGGGTTTGCGTTATCCGACTGCAGTGGGACGCGCAAGGCGCTGTTG ATTGGGATCAACTACATCGGGAGTAACAATGCGTTGCGCGGGTGCATTAACGACGTGCACAACGTCTCGACCTTCCTCCAGG AGTTCTACGGCTACGACCCTTCCGACATGGTCATCctcaccgacgacaacgacccGCGCGGGCGCGCCTTTCCTACGCGCCAGAATATCCTGTATGCCATGCAGTGGCTCGTGGCGGACGCCAAGCCCAACGACGCGTTGTTCTTCCACTA CTCCGGCCACGGAACCCAGGTCGACTCTGGCGACCATACCAAAGCCGACGAGCTGAGCGAGGCTATCTGCCCTGTTGATTTCCAGGAGAACGGCGTGATTGTGGACTTTAACA CCACGATTTCCTCGTCAAGAGCCTCCCCGCGGGATGCCGCATGA